A DNA window from Providencia huaxiensis contains the following coding sequences:
- a CDS encoding DmsA/YnfE/YnfF family dimethyl sulfoxide reductase gives MWHCSGLFAAVGGLSLPFNAKAIDNTQNSTSPEEKAVWSSCTVNCGSRCLLRLHVRDDEVYWVESDTTGKDEYGNHQVRACLRGRSIRRRMNHPDRLKYPMKRVGKRGEGKFVRISWEEALDTVGNSLRDTLKNYGNEAVHVLYGTGVDGGNITNSNVPYRLMNSCGGFLSRYGSYSTAQIRAGMNYLYGSQEANSPDDIANTKLVVMFGNNPAETRMSGGGVTYYVEQARERSNARMIVIDPRYNDTASGREDEWLPIRPGTDGALAAALAYVIITEDMVDQEFVDKYCIGYDEKTLPASAPQNGHYKAYILGQGTDGVAKTPQWAAKITGIPADKIIKLAREIGQAKPAYIVQGWGPQRHSNGEQTVRAIAMLAIITGNVGISGGNSGCREDTYDSGVEWFPMLDNPVKTQISVFTWTDAIERGTEMTAIHDGIKGKDKLDVPIKFLWCYASNTLINQHSDIARTHEILQDDSKCEMIVGIDHFMTASAKYCDILLPDLMPTEQEDLIPSESAGNMSYMILGQPATSAKFERKPIYEILSEIAKRLGPDVEQKFTEGRTQHEWVKYLCEKSRERFPDMPTYEEMKTVGIFKHKCPDEHVIGFKAFREDPQANPLKTPSGKIEVYSESLAEIAKTWQLAPDDVIDPLPIYTEGFESHIDNLNKKYPLQMTGFHYKARTHSSYGNIDILKQACRQEIWINPIDAKARGIKQGDMVKVFNDRGEVHIPAKVTPRIMPGVTAMGQGAWLDADMFGKKVDQGGCINVLTTQRPSPLAKGNPQHTNLVEIAKL, from the coding sequence ATCTGGCACTGCAGCGGTTTATTTGCTGCAGTCGGTGGTTTATCACTTCCTTTTAATGCAAAAGCAATCGATAACACTCAAAACTCAACATCCCCTGAAGAAAAAGCCGTTTGGAGTTCATGTACCGTTAACTGTGGTAGCCGTTGCCTATTACGCCTTCATGTTCGTGACGATGAGGTATATTGGGTTGAGTCTGATACCACCGGGAAAGATGAGTATGGTAATCATCAAGTAAGAGCTTGCCTACGTGGTCGTTCAATCCGCAGGAGAATGAATCACCCAGATAGATTGAAATACCCAATGAAACGCGTAGGAAAACGTGGAGAAGGCAAATTTGTCCGAATTTCATGGGAAGAAGCCCTAGATACTGTCGGCAATAGCTTACGCGATACATTAAAAAATTATGGTAATGAAGCCGTTCATGTTTTGTATGGAACGGGTGTTGACGGCGGTAATATCACCAACTCAAATGTTCCCTACCGCTTAATGAATTCATGTGGTGGTTTCCTGAGCCGCTATGGCAGTTATAGTACCGCGCAAATTCGTGCGGGTATGAATTATCTGTATGGTTCTCAAGAAGCCAATAGCCCTGATGATATCGCAAATACAAAATTAGTTGTGATGTTTGGAAATAACCCCGCGGAAACTCGTATGAGTGGTGGAGGTGTGACTTATTATGTCGAACAAGCACGTGAACGTTCCAATGCGCGCATGATAGTTATTGACCCTCGTTATAATGACACTGCTTCTGGTAGAGAAGATGAATGGTTACCTATTCGCCCTGGTACTGATGGTGCACTCGCTGCTGCATTAGCTTACGTGATTATTACTGAGGATATGGTCGACCAAGAGTTTGTTGATAAATACTGTATCGGCTATGACGAAAAAACCTTACCGGCTTCTGCTCCTCAAAATGGTCACTATAAAGCCTATATTTTAGGCCAAGGTACTGATGGTGTGGCTAAAACACCACAGTGGGCCGCTAAAATTACAGGTATTCCAGCAGATAAAATCATAAAGTTAGCCCGTGAAATAGGCCAAGCAAAACCCGCTTATATTGTTCAAGGCTGGGGTCCTCAACGTCATTCAAATGGTGAGCAAACCGTTCGAGCAATTGCCATGTTAGCCATTATTACGGGGAATGTTGGCATCAGTGGTGGAAATTCAGGCTGTCGTGAAGACACTTATGATTCCGGTGTTGAATGGTTTCCAATGCTCGATAACCCAGTCAAAACTCAAATTTCTGTTTTCACATGGACAGATGCTATCGAACGCGGTACAGAAATGACTGCTATTCATGATGGTATAAAAGGGAAAGATAAATTAGATGTTCCCATTAAATTTTTATGGTGCTATGCCAGTAACACATTGATAAATCAACACAGTGATATCGCTCGCACTCATGAAATTTTACAAGATGACAGCAAATGTGAAATGATTGTTGGTATCGACCACTTCATGACAGCATCTGCAAAATATTGCGATATTTTACTACCTGATTTAATGCCTACCGAACAAGAAGATCTCATTCCTAGTGAGTCCGCAGGAAACATGTCATACATGATCTTAGGCCAACCAGCCACTAGCGCTAAATTTGAGCGTAAGCCCATCTATGAAATTTTGTCTGAAATTGCTAAACGCTTAGGCCCTGATGTCGAACAAAAATTCACTGAAGGCCGCACCCAACACGAATGGGTTAAATATTTATGTGAAAAAAGCCGTGAACGCTTCCCTGACATGCCAACTTATGAAGAAATGAAAACCGTGGGTATTTTCAAACACAAATGCCCAGATGAGCATGTCATTGGATTTAAAGCCTTTCGAGAGGATCCTCAAGCCAATCCATTGAAGACACCTTCCGGGAAAATAGAAGTTTACTCTGAAAGCCTAGCTGAAATAGCGAAAACATGGCAATTAGCACCTGATGATGTGATTGACCCGTTACCAATTTACACCGAAGGCTTTGAAAGCCATATCGATAATCTTAATAAAAAATACCCATTACAAATGACAGGTTTTCATTATAAAGCCAGAACGCACTCCAGTTATGGCAACATTGATATCTTAAAACAAGCTTGTCGCCAAGAAATATGGATTAACCCAATAGATGCTAAAGCACGTGGTATTAAACAGGGTGATATGGTCAAAGTTTTCAATGACCGAGGTGAAGTTCATATTCCAGCAAAAGTGACACCAAGGATCATGCCAGGCGTGACTGCTATGGGCCAAGGGGCTTGGTTAGATGCCGATATGTTTGGCAAAAAAGTAGACCAAGGCGGGTGTATTAATGTCCTCACGACTCAACGCCCTTCACCGCTTGCTAAGGGGAACCCTCAGCATACTAACTTAGTTGAAATTGCTAAATTATAA
- a CDS encoding DMSO/selenate family reductase complex B subunit — MSQQYGFYIDTQRCTGCKTCELACKDFKNLSSDVHFRRIYEYAGGDWTEQDGAWHQNVFSYYVSISCNHCEDPACVKVCPSGAMHKREDGFVVVDESVCIGCRYCHMACPYSAPQFDAVKGHMTKCDGCYERVAEGKKPICVESCPLRALDFGPIEELRTKYGTINEIAPLPAAHYTKPNIVLNLNANCRPVGDTTGYLANPEEV; from the coding sequence ATGTCACAACAATATGGTTTTTATATTGATACACAACGTTGCACGGGCTGCAAAACGTGCGAACTCGCCTGTAAAGATTTTAAAAACTTATCCTCTGATGTTCATTTTCGTCGTATTTATGAATATGCAGGCGGTGACTGGACTGAGCAAGATGGTGCATGGCATCAAAATGTATTTTCTTATTATGTTTCCATTTCATGCAACCATTGTGAAGACCCTGCTTGCGTTAAAGTTTGCCCAAGTGGCGCGATGCATAAACGTGAAGATGGCTTTGTCGTTGTCGATGAAAGTGTTTGTATTGGTTGTCGTTATTGCCATATGGCATGCCCTTATAGTGCACCTCAGTTTGATGCCGTTAAAGGGCATATGACGAAGTGTGATGGCTGCTATGAACGTGTAGCTGAAGGTAAAAAACCCATTTGTGTTGAGTCTTGTCCACTACGTGCATTAGATTTCGGGCCTATTGAAGAATTACGTACAAAATACGGTACTATCAATGAGATAGCTCCTCTACCAGCAGCACACTATACCAAACCCAATATTGTGTTAAATCTCAATGCAAATTGCCGTCCTGTTGGCGACACCACAGGTTATTTAGCAAATCCGGAGGAAGTTTAA
- a CDS encoding DmsC/YnfH family molybdoenzyme membrane anchor subunit — translation MGAGLHEYPLIFFTVIGQSVAGAFILMALVLLMKPIKEQHHRIVMSMFGLWALMGIGFLLSMLHMGSPMRAFNSMIRVGHSALSNEIVSGSIFFVLGGLYWLLSLLKKMPKSIGTIWLIVTIICAAIFIYAISRVYQIDTVPTWFNHYGSLQFILTSFIAGPVLAAFLLRIASYDINNVRFFTLISIVAVIASSILVTAQGFELGSIQSSVQKASELVPDYASLMGWRTVCLTLGLAFWIYPHVKMKNPSIIGLLVAVLLVILGELIGRGIFYGVHMTVGMAVVG, via the coding sequence ATGGGCGCAGGTTTACATGAATATCCGTTAATCTTCTTCACCGTTATAGGTCAAAGTGTTGCTGGCGCATTTATACTTATGGCTCTGGTATTATTAATGAAACCCATAAAAGAACAGCATCATAGAATTGTCATGAGCATGTTCGGTTTATGGGCATTAATGGGAATTGGCTTTTTACTGTCCATGTTGCATATGGGATCACCGATGCGCGCCTTCAATTCAATGATACGTGTTGGTCATTCAGCGCTCAGTAACGAAATAGTCAGTGGCTCAATATTCTTTGTCTTAGGTGGGCTGTATTGGTTACTGTCATTACTGAAGAAGATGCCCAAGTCTATTGGTACTATTTGGTTAATTGTCACAATTATTTGTGCGGCAATATTTATTTATGCCATATCTCGCGTATACCAAATTGATACCGTCCCAACTTGGTTTAATCATTATGGTAGTTTGCAGTTTATCTTAACCAGTTTTATTGCGGGGCCTGTACTTGCTGCATTTTTATTGCGCATAGCAAGCTATGATATCAATAACGTCCGCTTTTTTACATTAATCAGTATTGTTGCGGTGATTGCGAGTAGTATTTTGGTAACGGCACAAGGGTTTGAATTAGGCTCTATCCAAAGTTCAGTACAAAAAGCCTCAGAGCTTGTTCCTGATTATGCCTCGCTAATGGGATGGCGTACTGTTTGCTTAACATTGGGGCTAGCTTTCTGGATTTACCCGCATGTTAAAATGAAGAACCCTTCAATTATTGGGCTATTAGTCGCCGTCTTATTAGTAATTCTTGGTGAATTGATTGGTAGAGGCATATTCTACGGGGTGCATATGACTGTGGGTATGGCGGTTGTAGGCTAA
- the dmsD gene encoding Tat proofreading chaperone DmsD, producing the protein MEQKLLADFSLCAQTLGALFYYDPSDARVNTLIDLFTTSEWLAEWPFTQDYDCQSIDKLFQDSLSETETLQEAYQRLFIGPYALPAPPWGSVYLDKENVIFGISTLELRAWLRNNQINIELNQKEPEDHVGLLFLLTAWVIENKPELLREFLEIHFLPWVYRYLEKMQLQSGNAFYVASALLATETLKHIQQAVQLNPVNKEICL; encoded by the coding sequence ATGGAACAAAAATTATTGGCAGATTTTTCGCTTTGCGCGCAAACTTTGGGAGCATTATTTTATTATGATCCTTCTGATGCACGCGTAAATACGTTAATTGATTTATTTACAACGAGCGAATGGTTAGCTGAGTGGCCATTTACTCAGGATTATGATTGCCAATCTATTGATAAACTCTTTCAAGATAGTCTTTCTGAAACAGAAACATTACAAGAAGCCTACCAGCGCTTATTTATTGGCCCTTATGCATTACCTGCACCACCTTGGGGTTCCGTTTATCTTGATAAAGAAAATGTTATTTTTGGTATTTCGACACTTGAATTAAGAGCATGGCTTCGTAATAACCAAATTAATATTGAATTAAATCAAAAAGAACCTGAAGATCATGTAGGGCTATTATTTCTTCTCACCGCTTGGGTGATTGAAAATAAACCAGAATTATTACGTGAATTTCTAGAAATACATTTTTTACCTTGGGTATATCGCTATTTAGAAAAAATGCAATTGCAAAGTGGGAATGCATTTTATGTAGCCAGCGCGCTGCTCGCGACTGAAACTTTAAAACATATCCAACAAGCTGTTCAATTAAATCCTGTCAATAAAGAAATCTGTCTTTAA
- a CDS encoding trans-sulfuration enzyme family protein, which yields MKINTKVIHGYPMTDKYTGSSSIPLYQSSTFSQANIEESYDHIYSRFSNPTRDALSEAICAIENAKFAEVFSSGMAAISAVLLNFSQGDHIVACKNIYGGSFQLMTEFLPRYGISVTFVDATNPMNYQQAITENTKAFYIETPSNPTLQVTDLKTVIGIAKQHNMITICDNTFMTPLLSDVISLGIDFSINSATKFINGHSDVILGTVATNNAEYARWLHKSAVAIGSIAAPFDSWLTMRGLKSMAMRVERASENAQKLAEYLNEHPKVQHVFYPGLASHPNHMTHMQQSKNGGMVVSFDLGSYENVKRFLDTVRIPLVAVSLGGIESIISYPRMMSHACIPDEERLLQGVTDGLLRFSLGCEDIDDLLADVDSALSQVQ from the coding sequence ATGAAAATTAATACTAAGGTTATTCATGGTTACCCCATGACGGATAAATATACCGGAAGTTCCTCTATCCCGTTATATCAATCATCGACTTTTTCACAAGCCAATATTGAGGAAAGTTACGACCATATTTATTCGCGTTTTTCCAATCCAACGAGAGATGCATTAAGTGAGGCTATTTGCGCAATTGAAAATGCAAAATTTGCTGAGGTTTTTTCTTCAGGAATGGCAGCAATAAGTGCCGTATTGCTTAATTTTAGTCAGGGCGACCATATCGTTGCCTGCAAAAATATTTACGGTGGTTCTTTTCAATTAATGACTGAGTTTCTGCCTCGTTATGGCATTTCAGTGACCTTTGTTGATGCGACCAATCCAATGAATTATCAGCAAGCCATAACGGAAAACACCAAAGCGTTTTATATTGAAACGCCATCTAATCCAACATTACAAGTGACTGACTTAAAAACTGTTATTGGGATAGCGAAACAGCATAATATGATCACCATCTGTGATAATACCTTTATGACGCCATTGTTATCAGATGTTATCTCTCTTGGAATTGATTTTTCTATTAATAGCGCGACTAAATTTATTAATGGCCACAGTGATGTGATCTTGGGGACGGTAGCAACGAATAACGCTGAATACGCTAGGTGGTTACATAAGTCAGCAGTTGCTATTGGTAGTATTGCTGCACCATTTGACAGCTGGCTGACGATGCGTGGTTTAAAATCAATGGCAATGCGAGTTGAACGAGCCAGTGAAAATGCACAAAAGCTTGCAGAATATCTGAATGAGCACCCAAAAGTACAACACGTTTTTTATCCGGGGTTAGCTTCACACCCAAACCATATGACTCATATGCAGCAGTCTAAAAATGGCGGAATGGTGGTTTCCTTTGATTTAGGGAGTTATGAAAACGTAAAACGATTTTTAGATACGGTTCGTATTCCACTTGTTGCGGTCAGCTTAGGGGGAATTGAGTCAATTATTTCCTACCCCAGAATGATGTCCCATGCTTGTATTCCTGATGAGGAGAGATTATTGCAAGGCGTAACAGATGGGTTATTACGGTTCTCATTGGGCTGTGAAGATATAGATGATTTACTCGCTGATGTCGATTCTGCTTTATCGCAGGTTCAGTAA
- a CDS encoding Na+/H+ antiporter NhaC family protein, giving the protein MNDYGIWTIVTPMVTILLAIFTRQVILSLLLGILVGFTVIYDHNILLGINGTLDGIINTFASPGNTKTILFMVMIGGIMRLVVVTGGVRSLVKLLTNKTKLIKNKKAVQLMAMIITSLIFIESSINQLIAGASTKTLAKKYGVSPEKMSYIVQTSCVSVCSSAMINGWGAAMMGVIGVQISKGLITGEPFEILAGSMVFNIMAWFSLASVLFYIFSNVSWGPMKKADLRAEQQALTLLSAEETEQDDEDIIEHPNCHTSLNFFIPILSTVLMVPVALYITGNGDFSKGSGSTSVYWGVMFGTLVSFVWFLARRVLNIETFFKELYIGYASMVKISSVMILAFLMGTVSSDLNTGAYIAEVTSGVISPAFSIGFIFLISAVMSLATGTSWGTFAIMIPIGVQLGLSVGMPVEYMIGAAIAGSIYGDMTSPISSDAIVASMATDCDHIEHIRTQMPYATVTAAFALMVYLYLGFTY; this is encoded by the coding sequence ATGAATGATTATGGAATTTGGACCATTGTCACGCCAATGGTGACGATACTTCTAGCCATTTTTACACGACAAGTTATATTGTCATTATTACTGGGGATATTAGTTGGTTTTACCGTTATATATGATCACAATATATTATTGGGTATAAATGGAACGCTCGATGGTATTATCAATACATTTGCATCACCGGGAAATACTAAAACAATTCTATTTATGGTTATGATTGGCGGTATTATGCGGCTAGTCGTTGTTACTGGTGGTGTGCGATCATTAGTTAAATTATTAACGAATAAAACAAAGTTAATTAAAAATAAAAAAGCTGTTCAATTAATGGCGATGATTATTACATCATTAATTTTTATTGAAAGCTCTATTAACCAATTAATTGCTGGAGCATCAACAAAAACATTAGCGAAAAAATACGGTGTTTCGCCAGAAAAAATGTCCTACATTGTGCAGACTTCCTGTGTATCAGTGTGTTCATCAGCCATGATCAATGGTTGGGGAGCGGCAATGATGGGCGTTATTGGCGTACAAATATCTAAAGGCCTTATTACTGGAGAACCTTTTGAAATTTTAGCCGGCTCCATGGTATTTAATATCATGGCGTGGTTTTCTCTCGCTTCAGTGCTATTTTATATTTTCTCCAATGTGTCTTGGGGGCCAATGAAAAAGGCAGATTTACGTGCAGAGCAGCAGGCTTTAACGCTGTTATCCGCGGAAGAAACTGAGCAGGATGATGAAGATATTATTGAGCACCCTAATTGTCATACCTCTCTTAACTTCTTTATCCCAATTTTATCAACGGTCTTAATGGTACCTGTTGCGCTTTATATCACAGGTAATGGGGATTTTAGTAAAGGTAGTGGTTCAACATCGGTATATTGGGGAGTCATGTTTGGAACTTTAGTCTCTTTTGTATGGTTCTTAGCGCGTCGAGTACTCAATATTGAGACTTTCTTTAAAGAATTATATATCGGCTATGCCAGCATGGTAAAAATTAGCTCAGTGATGATCCTCGCTTTTTTAATGGGAACCGTTTCTTCCGATTTAAATACCGGTGCTTATATCGCAGAAGTCACCTCGGGTGTTATTTCGCCTGCTTTCTCAATTGGTTTTATCTTTTTAATCAGTGCGGTGATGTCATTAGCAACGGGAACATCGTGGGGAACATTTGCCATTATGATCCCAATCGGTGTGCAGTTAGGGCTTTCAGTTGGAATGCCTGTTGAATATATGATTGGTGCAGCCATTGCAGGTTCAATATACGGAGACATGACATCACCCATTTCCAGTGATGCAATTGTGGCGTCTATGGCAACAGATTGTGACCATATTGAGCACATTCGTACCCAAATGCCTTATGCCACTGTGACAGCTGCATTTGCGCTGATGGTTTACCTTTATTTAGGTTTTACATACTAA
- a CDS encoding trans-sulfuration enzyme family protein, with amino-acid sequence MTKNIATVLIHGGKQQDTVNHAIFPAITTASTFVQQSLTEHGEYCYSRCSNPTRYAYETLLAEIEGGSYATATASGVAASSLVLNLLPKDSHIIAMKGVYGGTFRLFERVSTINSGHQIDYVDLNNLDEVKTKIKDNTRLIWIESPTNPLLELVDINVICSLAKEHNILTCVDNTFATAWNQKPLELGADLVMLSASKYIGGHSDLIGGAVITQREDLASRLDFLKTTLGAIASPFDAYLALRGLKTLALRMAAQCSNAAQVAKYLSTHPKVEQVYYPGLASHPQHELCKKQMRTGGAVVTINLKGDIEDTKIFLSKVKYFVLAESLGGVESMVNHSATMSHGSMTKEERESIHVYDTTLRLSVGIEDITDLLNDLENALS; translated from the coding sequence ATGACTAAGAATATTGCTACAGTTTTAATTCATGGTGGGAAGCAGCAAGATACTGTTAATCATGCTATTTTTCCTGCTATTACAACGGCCAGTACATTTGTTCAACAAAGTTTAACCGAGCATGGCGAATATTGTTATTCACGTTGCAGCAACCCAACGCGTTATGCATATGAAACCTTATTAGCTGAAATCGAAGGTGGAAGCTATGCAACAGCAACGGCTTCCGGTGTGGCTGCTTCAAGTTTAGTATTAAATTTATTACCAAAAGATTCACATATTATTGCGATGAAAGGTGTTTATGGTGGAACATTTCGGTTATTTGAACGAGTTTCAACCATTAATAGCGGTCACCAAATAGACTATGTTGATTTGAATAATCTTGATGAAGTTAAAACAAAAATAAAAGATAACACACGCTTAATTTGGATTGAAAGCCCAACTAATCCATTATTAGAATTAGTTGATATCAATGTCATTTGTTCACTTGCCAAAGAGCATAATATTTTAACTTGTGTTGATAATACATTTGCAACAGCTTGGAACCAAAAACCATTAGAATTAGGAGCCGATTTAGTGATGTTATCGGCAAGTAAATATATTGGTGGCCATTCCGATTTAATTGGTGGTGCGGTGATCACCCAAAGAGAAGACTTAGCCAGCCGCCTCGATTTTCTAAAAACGACCCTTGGAGCAATTGCCTCTCCTTTTGACGCCTACCTTGCTTTACGTGGATTAAAAACATTGGCTTTACGTATGGCGGCACAATGTAGCAATGCAGCACAAGTCGCGAAATATTTATCAACTCACCCGAAGGTGGAGCAGGTTTATTACCCGGGGTTAGCTTCACATCCACAACATGAATTATGCAAAAAACAAATGCGTACAGGTGGAGCGGTTGTGACGATTAATTTGAAAGGGGATATTGAAGACACCAAAATATTTTTATCTAAAGTTAAATATTTTGTTTTAGCGGAATCGCTAGGTGGTGTTGAGAGCATGGTAAACCATTCGGCAACCATGTCACATGGGTCGATGACAAAAGAAGAAAGAGAAAGTATCCATGTCTATGATACTACGTTACGTTTATCTGTAGGCATTGAAGATATCACAGACTTATTAAATGATTTAGAAAACGCATTATCTTAA
- the dbpA gene encoding ATP-dependent RNA helicase DbpA: MTSFADLNALSAEQLANLQELGYLNMTQIQAAALPPILAGKDVRAQAKTGSGKTAAFGLGLLQHIDAKLFKTQSLVLCPTRELADQVANELRRLARAIPNIKILTLCGGVPFSVQRDSLAHAAHIIVATPGRLLDHLNRETVQLDALQTLVLDEADRMLDMGFMPDIESIIDYAPINRQTLLFSATWPDEIARISQQIQNAPQTIEINSVDELPAVEQQFYEVARHEKIELLQKLLSREQPASCVVFCNTKKDCQAVYDALTASKQSVLVLHGDMEQRERDQTLVRFANGSSRVLVATDVASRGLDIKALEMVINYELSWDPEVHVHRIGRTARAGESGLAVSLCAPEEAQRANALEEMLNMKLNWQAEPTGIRIAPLEATMMTLCLDGGKKAKIRPGDILGALTGEVGLNGADIGKIVIHPTHAYVALKREVAVQAWKHLQQGKIKGKSVKARLLK, translated from the coding sequence GTGACTTCATTTGCTGACCTAAACGCGCTTTCTGCGGAACAACTCGCTAACTTGCAAGAGTTAGGCTACCTAAACATGACGCAGATCCAAGCGGCCGCTCTTCCCCCTATCCTTGCCGGAAAAGACGTTCGAGCACAAGCTAAAACTGGCAGCGGCAAAACGGCTGCTTTTGGTCTGGGTTTATTACAACATATTGACGCTAAATTATTTAAAACTCAGTCATTAGTTTTATGTCCAACTCGCGAACTGGCAGACCAAGTCGCTAATGAATTACGTCGTTTAGCTCGCGCGATCCCTAATATCAAAATTTTAACGCTCTGTGGTGGTGTGCCATTTAGTGTACAACGCGACTCCCTTGCCCATGCTGCTCATATTATTGTTGCCACCCCGGGACGTTTACTTGATCATTTAAATCGTGAAACAGTACAACTTGATGCATTGCAAACATTAGTTTTAGACGAAGCAGACAGAATGCTCGATATGGGCTTTATGCCAGATATTGAGTCCATCATTGACTACGCACCAATTAATAGACAAACACTATTATTTTCAGCTACTTGGCCAGATGAAATTGCACGAATTAGTCAGCAAATTCAGAATGCCCCTCAAACAATTGAAATCAATAGTGTTGATGAACTTCCTGCCGTTGAACAACAATTTTATGAAGTCGCTCGTCACGAAAAAATTGAATTATTACAAAAACTCTTGAGCCGTGAACAGCCAGCTTCTTGTGTCGTTTTTTGTAATACGAAGAAAGATTGCCAAGCCGTTTATGATGCCTTAACCGCAAGCAAGCAAAGTGTCTTAGTGCTTCATGGTGACATGGAACAGCGTGAACGCGACCAAACTCTTGTGCGTTTCGCTAACGGAAGTAGCCGTGTATTAGTGGCTACGGATGTTGCCTCCCGAGGGTTAGATATTAAAGCCCTCGAAATGGTGATTAACTATGAATTATCATGGGATCCTGAAGTGCATGTTCATCGCATCGGCCGAACTGCACGTGCTGGAGAAAGCGGTTTAGCGGTGAGTTTGTGTGCACCAGAAGAAGCCCAGCGAGCCAATGCTCTAGAAGAAATGTTAAATATGAAGCTTAATTGGCAAGCCGAGCCTACAGGTATACGTATCGCTCCGTTAGAAGCGACGATGATGACCTTATGCCTTGATGGTGGTAAAAAAGCCAAAATACGCCCCGGTGATATTCTCGGTGCCTTGACCGGCGAAGTTGGCCTCAATGGTGCCGATATTGGCAAGATTGTGATCCACCCTACCCATGCCTATGTCGCACTCAAACGTGAAGTTGCGGTACAAGCTTGGAAACATTTACAGCAAGGGAAAATCAAAGGAAAATCCGTTAAAGCTAGGCTACTAAAATAA
- a CDS encoding PACE efflux transporter encodes MQGIKRKIVFVTAYEVIGWLISALALAFLSGNSAETTGPLALVITTIAVSWNFIFNTAFEYWESKQKSRIRTFRRRFVHAILFQLTLVVFLIPLIAWWLSISLLQALILDFALIIFIPIYTFFFNWAFDKIFGLPKSALPQENNVAL; translated from the coding sequence ATGCAGGGGATTAAACGTAAAATTGTTTTTGTAACGGCTTATGAGGTTATTGGTTGGTTAATTTCAGCTTTAGCATTAGCTTTTCTTTCTGGTAATTCTGCGGAAACAACAGGTCCATTAGCTTTAGTCATAACAACGATTGCGGTTAGCTGGAACTTTATTTTTAATACTGCGTTTGAATATTGGGAATCAAAGCAAAAATCACGCATTAGAACTTTTAGGCGCCGGTTTGTACACGCCATATTATTTCAATTAACGTTGGTGGTTTTTTTAATTCCTTTAATTGCATGGTGGTTGTCAATTAGTCTTTTACAAGCATTAATACTTGATTTTGCCCTAATTATTTTTATCCCAATTTATACTTTCTTTTTTAATTGGGCTTTCGACAAAATATTTGGTTTACCGAAATCGGCATTACCGCAAGAAAATAACGTGGCATTATAG